GAGGCCCCGCGAAACCAAGGGGTAAGCATCATCGACTTTGAAAGCCCCTACTCCTCCTGGCTGACACCGTAATCGCAGGCCTGGGTTCGCCCGTACGACAACCCATATGGGCCCCCGCAGAGTCAAGACAGCGACGAGGGCACGGTTATGCCAGAGATCAGGACGGCGGTCCCAACAATAGCCGAGGACGACGTCTTCGCGTATGAGGAGTACATGGAGGAACGAAGAAGAATGAAGGGAAAGAACAGAAGCGGCATATAGCGTGTCTAATCTgttcttttattttcttttggcGGTTTGTTTGCATTATACCCACATCATGATTACCATCATCCATTTCCGGGCGGTTGAGATTCGACCAGCATCCATGGTAGAGCGGCGCCATCTTGACGCCCGCAGCCTGAACCGACTCTGGAACACGTTGTTAGATACGTTACAGAATTATAACCAAGATACCTAGTAAACATGGAGACGCCGACCGTGCTGTAGCACAAGCCACGACTCGCAGCGTGGGACACGAACTAGGTACTCACTGGCACTCTGCCTCGCTGCTAATTATTGCGTCACAATACAGGAAGCATGTCATTCTGTGAGAGTCCCAGCTGTGTGCCAGGACACACAGCCGATAGACTGCGCCTCCACATGTCACCCCAAATTTCCATCTGGACCATGCACAACCGCATATTCCAACTGCCATGTATGGACTTTGCGGGGAAGGCAAAATTCCATTTCTGTGCCTTGTCATCCTGTGAGGATTCCGATATCGCCTATTTTGGCCATCGTCACTTTTGATTCGTGGCCGTGCTGATGCGGTGAAGTGAAACCTGTAGCAGATGGAAAAGCCTGTGACTCTCCTTGTCCGGAAAAAAACAGCCTGCCATGGCATGGATATCTTATTACTATGCTTGGTGAAATTCCAATATTGTCCGGGCGAAATGTGTGGAGGTTTTGGTCAAAAATATTGGAATTTGGAATGGCAGGATGTACCTAGCTAGGCACGCTACATTGACTCTGTACCAACAACCCCTAGTGTCTGCTCATTGAGGACCCTAGAataagaaggagaaaaaagtACTGAGCGCAACTGAGAATAAGTTTTCGAGAATAACATCAGTAGGTTATTTAGAAATGATAAAACGATAGGACGAAACGTGATTTGAACACGTGACCTACCGGACTGCAGCCGGTTGCTCTACCCCTGAGCTATTCGTCCAGGTGATTTGTTTATGTCCTATGGACAGAAACTTGCCCTTATGCCTGGATGTCTCAAATAAGGAACACTCAAGTTGGAAAAGGGGTCATATTGGGGGGGTGACTGGCCACCACCTATTCCACAGTAAGCTCACCACGCCGCTCGGTATATGGCCGCGAGAACGGTTCACAGACGCATAACCTTATTTCCACATCCACCCTTTTGAATCCTCGGAAAAGATTTCTGCAGGAGGAGCGAAGGCGGACAAAGCCGTCGAACCTAAAAGCTGACAActcggcatcaccaccggccttTCTCATCTGATAGCTTCGACCGAGACATTGCGGATGTTACGTGCATACAATTATTCGCAAGCACAGCGAGGGCTTACGCGGGCATCCCATGCATGtcacaacatcaacgatGGACATCAGCCCCCCTCGATCTGAGATCCCGACATTCCTGGCTACATTGTGGTTCGTAAATAGTTCTTGGCATTCCATCGTGGTGATTCAGGTACACGCAGTGACTGCGGGGTTCGCTGTCGAATGCCTCTCATTTCGTGAAGACTTCATTTTCTCCTGCCTGTATTGTtggtcggcggcggcacagCCGTACTAGATCGTCGAATGGCCTGCGGTGCGCTGCTGTCTTGGCAGCCGCCGATCTGACCGGCCATCTTAAACGGGCagctgtcgaggaggctCAGTGAGACATAGGCTTGGTAAACTGGAAGCCTAATGTTATCATCcctcctttctttttcccttttctaTAGTGTGTGAGGAGGTGACACCTCTCGGGCGTTTGCAGAGTTTACAGAAGGATGCCGTTGCCTGCCGTGGGGTCTCCAAAATGAGGCCGAACAATGGACCCATGAGAGGCAGCCTTACATGTGATGAGGGTATCCAGGTCAGCAGTAGGGGCCATCAAGATGGGTAATTTTGAGATATAAAGGTCCTCTTCCTGTCCGGCTCTTGAgtcacatcatcaacaccaacatctcaGCTTCTTTCACAAAACATTCCTCTAAACATGCAGCTCTtgtccaccctcgccctcttggGCAGCACCCTCACggccctcgccaaccccatTCCCTCTCCTGAGCTGGTCGGCGAGCTCAACAATGACCACGACATCATGCGCAACGGCACCGTTCTCGTCTCCCGCGACATTCGCGGCTCCATCCCCATTGGCGCCCACGCCATGGAGCACCGCTTCCAGCCCGTCATCGACTTCGACAAAGACGGCTGCTACTACACCTCGGCCGTCGACCGTtcctccaacctcaaccccggcCTCGGCACAGGCGGCTGCCCTCACCACAACTGCCGTGAGCTCAACCGGCTCGAGAACAACAACGTCTACTCCCGGATGCGGTGCAACAACGGCTGGTGCGCCATCATGTACGAGTACTACTTCGAAAAGGACCTCTGGGCCTGCGGCAGCGGCCACCGCCACGAGTGGGAGAACATCATTGTCTTTGTCCAGAACGACAGACCCCGCCGTGTCTCTGGGGCAAGACACGGAAAGCACGACCGAGCGACGAACAGCTTCCGGGTCAAGGATGACACCAGAGTCAAGATGGTCTATCACAAAGAGGGTGCTGGAACGCACAAGTGAGattctttccttcttccaaCCAAATCGAGAACAAACTACTGACATGAAACCAAAACAGCTTCCGCACTGCCAATGCGGGTGACGACAAGATCGAGAACCACACCGGCCAATGGTTCCTGGGCCGCCTGGTCGGCTGGAACCACTGGCCCAGCGTTGCCATGAGGAACAAGGTCCTGGACGGCAAGAACTGGAGCAAAGACGGCGGCATCCGGCCCAAGCTGGGTGATAGGGACTTTGCAGACAATTTGAAGCAGGCTGCTGGTAACTCGGTCCCCGGCTTCAACCCCAGTGTGGATGGCTAAAGTCTCTCAAGTGTCAAGCTCTCTGAGCTTGTGTTTGAGAAGAATAATAACAGGTTGGCA
This window of the Podospora pseudoanserina strain CBS 124.78 chromosome 3, whole genome shotgun sequence genome carries:
- a CDS encoding hypothetical protein (EggNog:ENOG503P433; COG:S), whose translation is MQLLSTLALLGSTLTALANPIPSPELVGELNNDHDIMRNGTVLVSRDIRGSIPIGAHAMEHRFQPVIDFDKDGCYYTSAVDRSSNLNPGLGTGGCPHHNCRELNRLENNNVYSRMRCNNGWCAIMYEYYFEKDLWACGSGHRHEWENIIVFVQNDRPRRVSGARHGKHDRATNSFRVKDDTRVKMVYHKEGAGTHNFRTANAGDDKIENHTGQWFLGRLVGWNHWPSVAMRNKVLDGKNWSKDGGIRPKLGDRDFADNLKQAAGNSVPGFNPSVDG